One Coffea eugenioides isolate CCC68of chromosome 2, Ceug_1.0, whole genome shotgun sequence genomic window, CTTCTTGAAATTGGGCAGATGGATTTCGTTCTGGGTACTAACTGTCCAGATCTTCTTGCGGATAACTGACCATCCGTACAGAAGTTGTTCCGAGTAAGGCAAGACAGCTGGTGCCAAGTCTGTTATGTTTGTCTTTAGCGCATTTCCGGCCACATGTAGAAGTGATCTCGAAATGGACACCCCAAGATGACCAGATTTGTCATTCTCTTGGTAAACTGACATATATGATTGATCATTAGAACCCATGTGTGTTCGATAGAGATGTTTGAGTTTGTATCTAGCTGTCTGTCTGTCTCGCTTCTTGTTGGACAACAAAATGGCTACACCTCCCATCCGAAACAAGGCATTGGCTAAAAGCATGGACTTGACATTTCCTCTATAACCATTTGGAGTTACGGCTTCAATGCTTAGAACCAAAGCCAATGAATTGCTATGGACTCTTAGGAGGTCTTTTGCTAAACTTACAGCCAAGAGTCCGGCACTGCAACCCATTCCACTAAGGTTGGCACTCTTAACATTGCTTCTGAAACCAAATCTATTTATGATCATAGCTGGGATGGATGGTATGGGGCAGAATATACTGCAGTTGGATACAATTATGTCAATGCTTTTTGGATTAACCTTGTGTTTGGAGAGAAGGTCTTCTACGACGGTGAAGAGAACAGTTTCTATTTCTTCTCGACATCGTATCAAAGAAGAATCAGGAGGCATCTGATGTACAGATAAAGGAGCACAGGCCTCATTCCCGACACCTGATCTTTCAGCTACTTTTGTGTGAAAATCAATTGCCTCCCTCTCATGAACCTGACATCTTTCAGAGTGTTCAATGAAATGGGATGTTGGGACACGCAGGTTATCAGGTGGTAGATAGCAAGAGAAATCAATAAGGTAAATGCATTTTGATCTAATGTAGAAAAGATAAACAACCAAGAGAAGAATAGTGGTTACTAGGAGATGAAAGTAGACGTGGGAAACTGCAGCAGCTAGGAAGCTTGAAGAGTCTGTTAGAAAAAACTCCTGTTGTAAGGCTGTCATCTTTATGTTTTAGTTATTCTATGTGTTGTGTTATGTTATCTGGCTTAAATACAGTAGGGATTGCAGAAGAAAGATTTTTAGGGATTTGGTTTGTCAGACACTCAACAAACTATGGAGCGATGATAGTAGTAAAGCAAAAACATGGCTATCTTCTGTGTCTGTCATGCCAAATGCATTGCCGTGGATTGAAAGGCCTGGCAACCGCATGCGTGGTAAGAAGTTAGCCAACGACTAGTTGCAGAATCCTGTTATACTAAAAGAGACAAGTTCATAATCAAACTCTTTCCCTTCACCTGAAGTACCCAGTTAGATGCACCTTCCTCACTCCTGACGTGTTGGAATAAAAAAGGTAGATAAAGTTCCTTGTTACTCTCTTCCACTGTTTATCACTAAATCCAGACACAACTTATTGCCTTTTGCTTACGAAAACTCGactttcttttctcattttgttttcGTATTGATAAGCAATTTCATGTTCAATCTTGTAATCCACTGAGTTTTGGCACAGTGGTTACCAAAAAGGGACTAAGGTTCCTCTTTGGGTTGTAGGTCGGAGGTGTCAGAGTATCCTTTTGATCTAGCAAGTTCTTACACACAGTGGTCTAATGTTGCTACTAGTCTCTTATACACGGTCTTTTTAGACTCCATCGTTgccgtaaaaaaaaaaaaggactacGGTCAGGCTTTTGGATTACAAGAATGATTTCTGAATGAACTAAACCTAATACAGATTCCATGTTCCTAACGTCGTATACTAGGCAGTAGCCAACCAGTTCAAATTGGTTTAGGAATTCGGTCCTCATTAGCTTTTGAAAAAATGGCAAATGACAGATGCATGAGTTCGACTCGACATTTGATCAACGTGTAAGCGTCAAGTTGCCAGCAGAAGAAAATGTAAAGGACCAAACGGGAGATTCGGCCAGTTTACCTCCATAAATCTGAGAAAACATCTGCTTCAGCTTGATTCGATTGAAGCTCAATTGAAGCACCAAAACTTTTTTTGATTCGATTCTAAGTCGCATAACTTAGTTGCTACCATGACAATCACTGGTATAGAGACTTACTGCACTTGTGTTCTATGAAGCTTAGATTGCAAAATATTGATTCAAAGACTTCTCTCTTCTTTAGACAAATTATTATGCTTTTTATCTATTTGTATTAAGTTGATTTTAAACTCCATTATAGATTAGATTTAGAAGGCTATTTTCATATTTTGGTGAATCATCGAGTTTGTGATCCAAACACCAAAAACTCCAAACCGACTGCAgaatcatgattttgaaaatgtgAGCCTGGATATccaaattaaaaatgaaaataaggaTCCGAATGTAAATAATTATACTCTGGTTTACTTTAATCACTTCTCTCATTACTGATCAAGCATCTTTACACGCTCCTGCAGTTCACTCTCATTAGTCATTAGTGAAGGATGAGCGCCCGCTACCCGACAACCATAACCCCGACCCAAACCCGAATAGGCTGGGTAGGCATAGGCGTGATGGGCTCCGCCATGGCCTCCCGCCTCCTCTCTGCCGGCTACTCCGTCACCGTCTATGACCGAACCCCGTCAAAGGCCGCCCCTCTCCAATCCAAAGGGGCCCATCTGGCTCCCTCCGTCGCCGACCTCGCCCGTGCAAGTGATGTCGTCTTCACGATGCTGGGACACCCATCAGATGTTCGACAAATTGTGCTAGAGAACCTTGTCCCTTCTCTCAATCCCAACGGAGTCATTATTGATCACACTAGCAGCCACCCCACCCTGGCTAAGCAGATTTATGATTCTGCCCTTGAAAGACACTGCCACTCCGTTGACGCCCCAGTTTCCGGAGGCGACATCGGAGCGAGAGATGGCAAATTGGCGATATTAGCCGGGGGAGATGAGGATGTTGTGAAGTGGTTAAAACCACTGTTTGATGAAATGGGGAGGGTGACTTATGTTGGCGGCCCTGGGAAGGGACAGCATTGTAAAATAGCGAATCAGATAACCGCTGGGGCGAATTTACTTGGGCTGAGTGAAGGGCTGGTTTTCGCGGATAAAGCCGGTTTGGACAAATTGAAGTTTGTGGAGGCTGTGAGAGGCGGTGCAGCTGGATCAATGGTGATGGAGTTGTTCGGGGACAGGATGATCAAGAAGGACTTCAAGCCTGGTGGGGTCGCGGAATATATGGTGAAGGACTTGGGAATGGGAGTGGATGTTGGGGAAGAGGAAGGGGATGAAGTGGTGGTATTGCCTGGCGCTGCATTGACTAAACAATTGTTTGCTTCTATGGTGGCTAATGGGGGTGGGAAGCTGGGCACCCAGGGGCTAATATCTGTCATTGAGAAGATCAATGGCAGCTAAGATAACAAAGTGAAATCATAGCCTCAAGCAAATATCAAGTTGAGGTTCTGTTTGCCAGGATAGCACACTAGCGGAGCTTGTTTAAGTAATGTAATTTTAATCTAAACCTCTACAAGGGCTCACGTAGCTTTCGAGGCTGGACGTGTTGATGGCGTACAAACTGTAAAATAAAACTCGGAGAAGGGGAATATGTGATGGTTAAAATTAGCGATGTCTACGTGTTTGCTTTTCGGTTTATATCAGATTAAAGTCGAAGTAGTGAATTACAATTGGGTGGCAAGAGAAGTTCTCGAGGCTTTCATTCATATTCTTCAACTCAGAAATTGATCAAACCCAAAAGAACTACCAGTTAAAAgcgcaaaagaaaaaaaaaatacccacGGAATTACACTCCTCGATTATTTTGTAGTAGAATTATGGAAAAATGGAGTACTTCGACCCACAATTGAGGAAAAAAGAGATTGATTTTTATTGAGTTAGTTGAAGAAGGGTTGAATGTCAAATGTGTACATccaattaccaaaaaaaaaaaaaaagaaccatcTCTTCAATTTGttttatatctatatatataacGAAAATTGGGACCCTGACGAGTATAAACCCGTTAAATAAAAAATCTTACACGACTTAAATTTAACATAATAGAACGACCATCTTCACTCTTCAAACTTCAATACCTTTCTTTCTGACTCCaatttttgttgaatttgattaatttcttgtttgaatatgaaattggtcaaaaaattAATAGTTTAAATACTAAAAATCTTATACTAATAAGAATGAAATGTATCCATGACCCAAAGTTTAGGAATAAAAATTGGCCTTTTCCCCCATTTATTACTTTAGAAACCCCCTTACTTCACTCCTCAAGCTTCTCTTTATTTCGTCATTTGAGATCTGACTGTTTTTGccctatttcttttttttttcttatcagATAAAATTAATCTTTTTAGACGTGAACAAGTAGgtaaaaatatgattaaaaTCACATATGTCAAAAAACTTGATAATTAGATTTTGGAGAGAATAATTAAAGCAGATTATAGCAAATCAAATTAAGTGGCCTCCCAAAGTTCATTAGTCTTTAGATACTTGTATATCTTTTTGTAGCCTTTGAGGTAGAAGTCCTCAAAGGCTAGGAGTCCTAGCCACCGGCCCTTTGGCCTGGTGATCACTGCCAAACATTTAAGTCTTGGTAGTGTtgggaggtcaagggttcaaaTCTTGCTTCCCACCAAATTGTCATTATAGGTGGCTGCTTTTAGTGACTTTCTCCGATGGAGTTTCTACTCTCATCGGCTCCCCCTCCTTAATTAAAATAGATTAGATTATAGGAATATTA contains:
- the LOC113759289 gene encoding 3-ketoacyl-CoA synthase 7 yields the protein MTALQQEFFLTDSSSFLAAAVSHVYFHLLVTTILLLVVYLFYIRSKCIYLIDFSCYLPPDNLRVPTSHFIEHSERCQVHEREAIDFHTKVAERSGVGNEACAPLSVHQMPPDSSLIRCREEIETVLFTVVEDLLSKHKVNPKSIDIIVSNCSIFCPIPSIPAMIINRFGFRSNVKSANLSGMGCSAGLLAVSLAKDLLRVHSNSLALVLSIEAVTPNGYRGNVKSMLLANALFRMGGVAILLSNKKRDRQTARYKLKHLYRTHMGSNDQSYMSVYQENDKSGHLGVSISRSLLHVAGNALKTNITDLAPAVLPYSEQLLYGWSVIRKKIWTVSTQNEIHLPNFKKAFDHFCIHAGGRAVIDAIEENLGLNKEDGEASRMTLYRFGNTSSSSVWYELCYLESKGRVKKGDRIWQISFGSGFKCNSAVWECISHPDPNVRNAWSDRIHLYPVEIPIIADH
- the LOC113762923 gene encoding probable 3-hydroxyisobutyrate dehydrogenase-like 2, mitochondrial, which translates into the protein MSARYPTTITPTQTRIGWVGIGVMGSAMASRLLSAGYSVTVYDRTPSKAAPLQSKGAHLAPSVADLARASDVVFTMLGHPSDVRQIVLENLVPSLNPNGVIIDHTSSHPTLAKQIYDSALERHCHSVDAPVSGGDIGARDGKLAILAGGDEDVVKWLKPLFDEMGRVTYVGGPGKGQHCKIANQITAGANLLGLSEGLVFADKAGLDKLKFVEAVRGGAAGSMVMELFGDRMIKKDFKPGGVAEYMVKDLGMGVDVGEEEGDEVVVLPGAALTKQLFASMVANGGGKLGTQGLISVIEKINGS